One window from the genome of Pseudomonas fluorescens encodes:
- the rpoC gene encoding DNA-directed RNA polymerase subunit beta' — MKDLLNLLKNQGQVEEFDAIRIGLASPEMIRSWSFGEVKKPETINYRTFKPERDGLFCAKIFGPVKDYECLCGKYKRLKHRGVICEKCGVEVALAKVRRERMAHIELASPVAHIWFLKSLPSRIGLLMDMTLRDIERVLYFESYVVIDPGMTTLEKGQLLNDEQYFEALEEFGDDFDARMGAEAVRELLHAIDLEHEIGRLREEIPQTNSETKIKKLSKRLKLMEAFQGSGNLPEWMVLTVLPVLPPDLRPLVPLDGGRFATSDLNDLYRRVINRNNRLKRLLDLSAPDIIVRNEKRMLQEAVDALLDNGRRGRAITGSNKRPLKSLADMIKGKQGRFRQNLLGKRVDYSGRSVITVGPTLRLHQCGLPKKMALELFKPFIFGKLEMRGLATTIKAAKKMVERELPEVWDVLAEVIREHPVLLNRAPTLHRLGIQAFEPVLIEGKAIQLHPLVCAAYNADFDGDQMAVHVPLTLEAQLEARALMMSTNNILSPANGEPIIVPSQDVVLGLYYMTREAINAKGEGRVFADLQEVDRVFRAGEAALHAKVKVRINETVNDRDGGSVTNTRIVDTTVGRALLFQVVPKGLSFDVVNLPMKKKAISKLINQCYRVVGLKETVIFADQLMYTGFAYSTISGVSIGVNDFVIPDEKARIIGAATEEVKEIESQYASGLVTQGEKYNKVIDLWSKANDEVSKAMMANLSKEKVIDRHGNEVDQESFNSMYMMADSGARGSAAQIRQLAGMRGLMAKPDGSIIETPITANFREGLSVLQYFISTHGARKGLADTALKTANSGYLTRRLVDVAQDLVVTEIDCGTEHGLVMTPHIEGGDVVEPLGERVLGRVIARDVFKPGTEDVIVPAGTLVDEKWVEFIELNSIDEVIVRSPISCETRYGICAKCYGRDLARGHQVNIGEAVGVIAAQSIGEPGTQLTMRTFHIGGAASRTSAADSVQVKNGGTVRLHNLKHVERVDGHLVAVSRSGELAIADDFGRERERYKLPYGAVISVKEGDKVDAGAIVAKWDPHTHPIVTEMKGTVTYVGMEEGITIKRQTDELTGMTNIEVLDAKDRPAAGKDIRPAVKMVDDNGKDLLLPGTDVIAQYFLPANALVGVADGARIAIGDVIARIPQETSKTRDITGGLPRVADLFEARRPKEASILAEVSGTIAFGKETKGKRRLVITPNDGSDPYEELIPKWRHLNVFEGEQVNRGEVISDGPSDPHDILRLLGVSALAKYIVNEIQDVYRLQGVKINDKHIETILRQMLRKVEIAESGDSSFIKGDQMELTHVLVENERLATEDKFVSKFTRVLLGITKASLSTESFISAASFQETTRVLTEAAVTGKRDYLRGLKENVVVGRLIPAGTGLAYHSERKRRRDADKPLRVSASEVEAALTEALNSSGN, encoded by the coding sequence TTGAAAGACCTACTGAATTTGCTGAAAAACCAGGGTCAAGTCGAAGAGTTCGACGCCATCCGTATTGGATTGGCCTCGCCTGAGATGATCCGTTCGTGGTCGTTCGGTGAAGTTAAAAAGCCGGAAACCATCAACTACCGTACGTTCAAACCTGAGCGTGACGGCCTGTTCTGCGCCAAGATCTTTGGCCCGGTAAAGGATTACGAGTGCCTGTGCGGTAAGTACAAGCGCTTGAAGCACCGTGGTGTGATCTGCGAGAAGTGCGGCGTTGAAGTCGCGCTGGCAAAAGTTCGTCGTGAGCGCATGGCGCACATCGAGCTGGCCTCGCCGGTTGCCCACATCTGGTTCCTGAAATCGCTGCCGTCCCGTATCGGCCTGCTGATGGACATGACCCTGCGTGATATCGAACGTGTTCTCTACTTCGAGAGCTACGTCGTTATCGATCCAGGCATGACCACCCTTGAAAAAGGTCAGTTGCTGAACGACGAGCAGTACTTCGAAGCGCTGGAAGAATTCGGCGACGATTTCGATGCTCGCATGGGTGCCGAAGCTGTCCGCGAACTGCTGCACGCTATCGACCTGGAACACGAGATTGGCCGCCTGCGCGAAGAAATTCCGCAAACCAACTCCGAAACCAAGATCAAGAAGCTGTCCAAGCGTCTGAAGTTGATGGAAGCCTTCCAGGGTTCCGGCAACCTGCCAGAGTGGATGGTGCTGACCGTTCTGCCGGTACTGCCGCCAGACCTGCGTCCACTGGTTCCGCTCGATGGCGGTCGCTTCGCGACTTCCGATCTCAACGATCTGTATCGTCGAGTGATCAACCGTAACAACCGCTTGAAGCGCCTGCTCGATCTGTCCGCTCCGGACATCATCGTGCGCAACGAAAAGCGTATGTTGCAGGAAGCGGTCGACGCATTGCTCGACAACGGTCGTCGTGGCCGCGCTATCACCGGTTCCAACAAGCGTCCTCTGAAATCCCTGGCTGACATGATCAAGGGTAAGCAGGGTCGTTTCCGTCAGAACTTGCTCGGTAAGCGTGTTGACTACTCCGGTCGTTCGGTTATTACCGTAGGCCCGACCCTGCGTCTGCACCAGTGCGGTCTGCCTAAGAAAATGGCCTTGGAACTGTTCAAGCCGTTCATTTTCGGCAAGCTGGAAATGCGTGGTCTCGCTACCACCATCAAAGCGGCCAAGAAAATGGTCGAGCGCGAGCTGCCAGAAGTCTGGGACGTTCTCGCTGAAGTGATTCGCGAACACCCAGTGTTGCTCAACCGTGCACCGACCCTTCACCGTCTGGGTATCCAGGCGTTTGAACCGGTACTGATCGAAGGTAAGGCTATCCAGCTGCACCCGCTGGTCTGTGCTGCGTACAACGCCGACTTCGACGGCGACCAAATGGCCGTGCACGTGCCGCTGACGCTGGAAGCCCAGCTCGAAGCGCGCGCGTTGATGATGTCGACCAACAACATCCTGTCGCCAGCCAACGGTGAGCCAATCATCGTTCCGTCGCAGGACGTTGTATTGGGTCTGTACTACATGACTCGTGAGGCGATCAACGCCAAGGGCGAAGGTCGTGTGTTCGCGGATCTGCAGGAAGTTGACCGTGTGTTCCGTGCCGGCGAAGCCGCACTGCATGCCAAGGTCAAGGTGCGGATCAACGAAACCGTGAACGACCGTGATGGCGGCAGCGTGACCAACACCCGTATCGTCGACACCACCGTCGGCCGTGCGCTGTTGTTCCAGGTTGTGCCAAAAGGCCTGTCCTTCGACGTCGTCAACCTGCCGATGAAGAAGAAGGCGATCTCCAAGCTGATCAACCAGTGCTACCGCGTGGTTGGTCTGAAAGAGACCGTGATCTTCGCTGACCAGTTGATGTACACCGGTTTTGCCTATTCGACCATTTCCGGCGTTTCCATCGGCGTTAACGACTTCGTTATCCCGGATGAAAAAGCCCGCATCATCGGTGCTGCCACCGAAGAAGTGAAAGAGATCGAAAGCCAGTATGCCTCCGGCCTGGTAACCCAGGGCGAGAAGTACAACAAGGTGATCGACCTCTGGTCCAAGGCGAACGACGAAGTCTCCAAGGCGATGATGGCCAACCTCTCGAAAGAGAAAGTCATCGACCGTCATGGCAACGAAGTCGACCAGGAATCGTTCAACTCGATGTACATGATGGCCGACTCGGGCGCACGGGGTTCTGCTGCGCAGATCCGTCAGCTCGCCGGTATGCGTGGCCTGATGGCCAAGCCGGACGGCTCCATCATCGAGACCCCGATTACCGCGAACTTCCGTGAAGGCTTGAGCGTACTCCAGTACTTCATCTCCACTCACGGTGCTCGTAAGGGTCTTGCGGATACCGCGTTGAAAACCGCGAACTCCGGTTACCTGACTCGTCGTCTGGTAGACGTCGCGCAGGATCTGGTCGTGACCGAGATCGATTGCGGCACCGAACATGGCCTGGTCATGACGCCGCACATTGAAGGCGGTGACGTTGTAGAGCCGTTGGGTGAACGCGTATTGGGTCGTGTCATCGCTCGTGACGTATTCAAGCCGGGTACCGAGGACGTGATCGTTCCTGCCGGCACCCTGGTTGACGAGAAGTGGGTCGAGTTCATCGAACTCAACAGCATCGACGAAGTGATCGTGCGTTCGCCGATCAGCTGCGAAACCCGCTATGGCATCTGCGCCAAGTGCTACGGTCGCGACCTGGCACGTGGTCACCAGGTGAACATCGGTGAAGCGGTCGGCGTTATCGCTGCCCAGTCCATCGGTGAGCCGGGTACCCAGCTGACGATGCGTACGTTCCACATCGGTGGTGCGGCAAGCCGGACCTCCGCTGCCGACAGCGTCCAGGTGAAGAATGGCGGTACTGTCCGTCTGCACAACCTCAAGCACGTAGAGCGCGTGGACGGTCACCTGGTGGCTGTATCCCGTTCCGGTGAGTTGGCCATCGCTGACGACTTCGGTCGCGAGCGCGAGCGTTACAAGCTGCCTTACGGTGCTGTGATTTCGGTCAAGGAAGGTGACAAGGTCGACGCTGGCGCCATCGTGGCCAAGTGGGACCCGCACACCCACCCGATCGTGACCGAGATGAAAGGTACCGTGACCTACGTGGGCATGGAAGAAGGCATCACGATCAAGCGTCAGACCGACGAATTGACCGGTATGACCAACATTGAAGTACTCGACGCGAAAGATCGTCCAGCTGCCGGCAAGGACATCCGTCCGGCCGTGAAGATGGTCGACGACAACGGCAAGGATCTGTTGCTGCCAGGCACTGACGTAATCGCTCAGTACTTCCTGCCAGCCAACGCCCTGGTCGGTGTAGCGGACGGTGCGCGGATCGCGATCGGTGATGTTATCGCCCGTATCCCGCAGGAAACTTCGAAAACCCGCGACATCACCGGTGGTCTGCCGCGTGTTGCCGACTTGTTCGAAGCCCGTCGTCCGAAAGAAGCCTCGATTCTGGCTGAAGTCAGCGGCACCATCGCGTTCGGTAAAGAGACCAAGGGCAAGCGCCGCCTGGTCATTACACCGAACGACGGTAGCGATCCGTACGAAGAGCTGATTCCGAAGTGGCGTCACCTGAACGTCTTCGAAGGCGAACAGGTAAACCGCGGCGAAGTTATCTCGGACGGCCCGAGCGATCCACACGACATCCTGCGTCTGCTGGGTGTGAGTGCACTGGCCAAGTACATCGTGAACGAGATCCAGGACGTTTACCGTCTGCAAGGCGTGAAGATCAACGACAAGCACATCGAGACCATCCTGCGTCAGATGCTGCGTAAGGTCGAGATCGCTGAATCCGGCGACTCGAGTTTCATCAAGGGCGACCAGATGGAACTGACTCACGTACTGGTGGAAAACGAGCGCCTGGCGACCGAAGACAAGTTTGTCTCCAAGTTCACTCGCGTGCTGCTGGGTATCACCAAGGCGTCGTTGTCCACCGAATCGTTCATCTCGGCGGCTTCCTTCCAGGAAACCACCCGTGTACTGACCGAAGCGGCGGTAACCGGCAAGCGCGATTACCTGCGCGGCCTGAAAGAAAACGTGGTCGTGGGTCGTCTGATCCCGGCCGGTACCGGTTTGGCCTATCACAGCGAGCGCAAGCGTCGCCGTGATGCCGACAAGCCGTTGCGCGTAAGCGCCAGTGAAGTGGAAGCTGCACTGACCGAAGCACTGAACTCGAGTGGTAACTGA
- the rpsL gene encoding 30S ribosomal protein S12, whose amino-acid sequence MATINQLVRQPRKRIVEKSDVPALQNCPQRRGVCTRVYTTTPKKPNSALRKVCRVRLTNGFEVSSYIGGEGHNLQEHSVVLIRGGRVKDLPGVRYHTVRGSLDTSGVKGRNQGRSKYGTKRPK is encoded by the coding sequence ATGGCAACTATCAACCAGCTGGTACGTCAGCCGCGTAAGCGTATCGTCGAGAAATCCGACGTGCCTGCGCTGCAGAACTGCCCGCAACGTCGTGGCGTATGCACTCGTGTGTATACCACCACGCCGAAAAAACCTAACTCGGCACTGCGTAAAGTATGCCGTGTGCGTCTGACCAACGGTTTCGAGGTTTCCTCGTACATCGGCGGTGAAGGCCACAACCTGCAAGAACACAGCGTGGTCCTGATCCGCGGCGGTCGTGTAAAAGACTTGCCAGGTGTTCGTTACCACACCGTTCGCGGCTCTTTGGATACTTCCGGCGTTAAAGGTCGTAACCAAGGTCGTTCGAAGTACGGTACCAAGCGTCCGAAATAA